A single genomic interval of Pyrus communis chromosome 7, drPyrComm1.1, whole genome shotgun sequence harbors:
- the LOC137739467 gene encoding hypersensitive-induced response protein 1-like: MGQALGCVQVKQSKVAVREQFGKFDDVLKPGCHCMPWCFGYKVAGELSLRVRQLEVRCETKTKDNVFVNVVASIQYRALPDKIPDAFYKLSNANSQIQAFVFDVIRASVPKLEVDAVFEQKSDIAKSVEEELAKAMSAYGFEIVETLIVDIEPDVHVKRAMNEINAAARQRLAAKEKAEAEKILQIKRAEGEAEAKFLAGLGIARQRQAIVDGLRDSVLVFSENVPGTTAKDVMDMVLVTQYFDTMKEIGASSKSSSVFIPHGPGAIKDVASQIREGLLQADHAKA; this comes from the exons ATGGGTCAAGCACTTGGTTGTGTTCAAGTGAAGCAGTCAAAAGTTGCTGTCAGGGAGCAATTTGGGAAATTTGATGATGTTCTTAAACCAGGATGCCACTGCATGCCCTGGTGTTTCGGGTACAAGGTAGCCGGTGAGCTCTCTCTGCGTGTGCGGCAACTTGAAGTTCGATGTGAAACCAAAACCAAG GATAATGTGTTTGTGAATGTGGTTGCGTCGATTCAATATCGCGCCTTGCCAGACAAGATACCGGATGCTTTCTACAAGCTCTCGAACGCCAACTCACAGATTCAGGCCTTTGTATTTGATG TTATTAGGGCAAGTGTGCCGAAATTGGAGGTTGATGCCGTCTTTGAGCAGAAGAGTGATATAGCGAAATCTGTTGAGGAGGAGCTTGCAAAG GCGATGTCTGCTTATGGTTTCGAAATAGTAGAGACCCTTATTGTGGATATTGAGCCGGATGTTCATGTGAAGAGAGCGATGAATGAGATCAATGCAG CTGCAAGGCAGAGGTTGGCGGCGAAAGAAAAGGCTGAAGCGGAGAAAATCCTACAGATCAAGCGAGCGGAAGGAGAGGCGGAGGCCAAGTTCTTGGCAGGGCTTGGCATAGCGCGCCAGCGCCAGGCCATTGTTGACGGGCTGAGGGACAGCGTGCTTGTCTTCTCCGAGAATGTTCCCGGAACAACAGCCAAGGATGTCATGGACATGGTTTTGGTGACTCAATACTTCGACACCATGAAGGAGATTGGAGCATCCTCAAAGTCATCGTCTGTTTTCATCCCGCACGGGCCAGGCGCGATCAAGGACGTTGCTTCGCAGATTCGAGAGGGTCTCCTTCAAGCTGATCATGCCAAGGCATAG